In the Vicia villosa cultivar HV-30 ecotype Madison, WI unplaced genomic scaffold, Vvil1.0 ctg.001419F_1_1, whole genome shotgun sequence genome, one interval contains:
- the LOC131635057 gene encoding uncharacterized protein LOC131635057 translates to MAKKGKKQLMSSAPWRGDDDTEQFPDANLKVTRQQDDTSTMHVPRSKSSNHNHDEDLIEIDPELRYSFQRNFQFIQRVFSIDTVVKPLPPVMAYNVSRNLNFFTRIFTQFFDPEGIAAAQKSMGMGQEDRDRRVR, encoded by the exons ATGGCGAAGAAGGGAAAGAAGCAACTCATGTCTTCGGCGCCATGGAGAGGCGATGACGACACCGAACAGTTCCCTGATGCTAACCTCAAAGTCACCCGTCAACAGGATGATACTTCAACTATGCATGTTCCTCGCTCCAAATCCAGTAATCATAATCATGATGAggatttgattgaaattgatccCGAACTTCGTTACAGTTTCCAACGCAATTTTCAG TTTATTCAGCGTGTTTTTAGCATTGACACTGTGGTGAAACCTCTCCCACCCGTCATGGCTTACAATGTCTCTCGCAACTTGAACTTCTTCACACGCATTTTCACTCAATTCTTTG ATCCTGAAGGCATTGCAGCTGCCCAGAAATCCATGGGCATGGGACAGGAAGACAGAGATCGAAGAGTTCGTTGA